One window of the Falco rusticolus isolate bFalRus1 chromosome 21, bFalRus1.pri, whole genome shotgun sequence genome contains the following:
- the ZNF541 gene encoding zinc finger protein 541, with amino-acid sequence MDQYPFDDENGIHLEMHLPGFPESQELLCSEALDCNLCPTAKGVSYAGLSSLDADAAGDALEAELNVFSLYLAKDCGSGQLQGSDWQPWQQEPELPALAGPEEAGGGGSGSAGSGEPPLGSQSSPLGCSRCGKVFGSASALSKHCLSHSQERLHVCAVCSKAFKRPDHLSGHMLTHQKKTPFICPEPDCEKSYCNPRSLRRHYGLRHSCREAPAGEEPSLLPAPGSQGGGKSAEGRLPCSESGPFPPESDLLRDVVSQNCPVGAFPSAEHADAASPGPSRASRLASDGSGLAEDDFSRDCSSCQRDAASSSVTNPAEVPVVAPWENMAIDLTTVSFISEPAGLQPCPDSTLPCFPAPRKPENRSSDNFECMRNVPVCAKSERNSVCLACEPPAAADEHPDASPVPAAPLKAKEDALSEPALGCFEEIFQSAEPHASCPLENAEEPSFPEVSKRDEGGQLFPKPPEPAACPGPLQMPQQHLFQAIADSPLAPSPPAAPGAVCLAANLLRQPRPAFASQRPQPTGYQGLSAHLRQAVPCSHQPENELSTLKKEKSNDGSAKTARKAPARTGWSWRQPASRREKLAAPSQVAMASFPAAPVPRRLTIFNRIQGGNIYTLTHAAEGARSPAGRDSTGAAPVDGSGCESDVLCRSCLRPRSTGKGLESHGRFGGERWHSAQGKEEQQVCHAGGASHLWLPAAGDGNQPSKPWMPSGNVPVAPLVIPVSVPVSATSSPAGNEVSGKDGVDGKDPGANLHHHMKLLRPKSLFIPPPAAPDAPPGLGGCYRSTLRSPTILVDHLLRDLLQRSPYTPPPMLSPLREGSGLYFSTLCSSSARGDPGRLLSTVLGGASGDLGLCLMNETTKVSVQPHINIGSQFQAEIPELRCGSSLEEDGEAGLLVWKPWGDIATNPATQDRVTKLLHVACSSAVPGGGMNLELALHCLHEAQSNVLEALEMLLFGVPQKSGSHPLADYHYTGSAAWSSLEKDLFEEALAAHGKDFHLIQKKVVWNPKRLCLLWKEDGKMKRKREKKMPRDAGSTSHRRDEAQCQAGSADNQSMFPCSLCGRVFEKIKGRNAHMKKHRPQVKPPEDEMVPEASGSGVEAGQDPKAAGCFCY; translated from the exons AGCCAGAGCTTCCCGCGCTGGCGGGACcggaggaggctggaggaggcGGCAGCGGATCGGCGGGGAGCGGCGAGCCTCCCCTGGGCTCTCAGAGCTCGCCGCTGGGCTGCAGCCGCTGCGGGAAGGTGTTCGGCAGCGCCAGCGCTCTCAGCAAACACTGCCTGAGCCACAGCCAGGAGCGGCTGCACGTCTGCGCCGTCTGCAGCAAGGCCTTCAAGCGGCCGGACCACCT GAGCGGACACATGTTGAcgcatcagaaaaaaacccctttcatCTGCCCAGAACCAGACTGTGAGAAGAGTTACTGCAACCCCCGTTCGCTGCGGCGCCATTACGGGCTGCggcacagctgcagggaggctCCTGCCGGCGAGGAACCCTCGCTCCTTCCCGCTCCGGGTAGCCAAGGTGGTGGGAAATCAGCGGAGGGACGTCTTCCGTGCTCGGAATCGGGCCCTTTCCCACCCGAAAGTGACCTGCTGAGGGACGTCGTGAGTCAGAATTGTCCCGTAGGTGCCTTCCCCTCCGCAGAACACGCGGACGCCGCCTCGCCAGGGCCCAGCCGGGCCTCCCGCCTCGCGTCTGACGGCAGCGGGCTGGCGGAGGATGATTTCTCGCGGGATTGCTCCTCGTGCCAGAGGGATGCCGCTTCTTCCAGCGTCACAAATCCCGCCGAGGTGCCTGTGGTTGCGCCGTGGGAGAACATGGCGATTGATCTCACCACGGTGTCTTTTATTTCGGAGCCTGCGGGGCTGCAGCCTTGTCCTGACAGCACCCTGCCATGTTTTCCTGCCCCCCGAAAACCTGAAAACCGCTCGAGTGATAACTTTGAGTGCATGAGAAACGTGCCGGTGTGTGCTAAATCCGAGAGGAACAGCGTCTGCCTTGCTTGCGAGCCGCCTGCCGCAGCCGACGAGCATCCGGATGCTTCGCCTGTCCCTGCTGCGCCTCTTAAAGCCAAAGAGGATGCGCTGAGCGAGCCGGCCCTGGGTTGTTTTGAGGAAATCTTTCAATCAGCGGAACCCCACGCCTCCTGCCCGCTGGAGAATGCCGAGGAGCCGAGTTTTCCGGAGGTTTCGAAGCGTGACGAGGGCGGGCAGCTCTTCCCCAAACCCCCGGAGCCTGCTGCATGCCCGGGGCCGCTGCAGATGCCGCAGCAGCACCTCTTCCAGGCCATCGCTGACTCTCCGCTGGCTCCATCCCCACCGGCAGCTCCGGGGGCCGTGTGCCTGGCAGCAAACCTGCTCCGACAGCCACGGCCTGCCTTCGCCTCCCAGCGTCCGCAGCCGACGGGGTACCAAGGGCTTTCCGCGCACCTCCGACAGGCCgttccctgctcccaccagccaGAAAACGAGCTTTCTACcttgaaaaaagagaagagtaACGACGGTAGCGCCAAGACAGCCAGGAAAGCGCCGGCGAGGACCGGCTGGTCCTGGCGTCAGCCGGCCAGCCGCAGGGAGAAGCTGGCTGCCCCGAGCCAGGTGGCCATGGCGTCCTTCCCCGCGGCTCCGGTGCCGCGCCGGCTCACCATCTTCAACAGGATTCAA GGTGGCAACATCTACACCCTGACACACGCAGCGGAGGGAGCTCGCTCGCCGGCCGGCCG CGACAGCACCGGTGCCGCTCCGGTGGACGGCAGCGGCTGCGAAAGCGACGTTCTCTGCCGGAGCTGCCTTCGGCCCCGTTCCACCGGGAAGGGCCTGGAGAGCCACGGGCGTTTTGGTGGTGAGCGCTGGCACTCAGCgcaagggaaggaggagcagcag GTGTGCCACGCAGGAGGTGCCAGCCACCTCTGGCTCCCCGCGGCCGGAGATGGGAACCAGCCCTCCAAACCCTGGATGCCATCAGGGAACGTGCCGGTGGCTCCTCTGGTCATTCCCGTCTCTGTTCCGGTGTCGGCTACGAGCTCGCCAGCCGGGAATGAG GTTAGCGGGAAGGACGGCGTGGATGGGAAGGACCCGGGAGCCAACCTGCACCACCACATGAAGCTGCTGCGGCCAAAATCCCTTTTCATCCCTCCTCCGGCGGCCCCCGacgccccgccggggctgggaGGTTGCTACCGGAGCACCCTCCGCTCGCCCACCATCCTGGTGGATCACCTGCTGCGGGACTTGCTCCAGCGCTCCCCCTACACACCCCCTCCCATGCTCAGCCCCCTGCGGGAAGGATCCGGCCTCTATTTCAGCACCCTCTGCTCGTCCTCCGCCCGCGGTGATCCCGGCCGGCTGCTCAGCACCGTCCTAG GCGGAGCGTCTGGAGACCTTGGCCTTTGTCTCATGAACGAGACCACCAAAGTCAGCGTCCAGCC CCACATCAACATTGGGAGCCAGTTTCAGGCAGAGATACCGGAGCTCCGGTGTGGATCCAGCCTGGAAGAGGACGGAGAGGCAGGGCTCTTGGTGTGGAAGCCCTGGGGAGACATCGCCACTAACCCAGCCACGCAAGACAGAG TAACCAAACTGCTCCACGTGGCCTGCTCCAGCGCCGTGCCGGGGGGAGGAATGAACCTGGAGCTGGCCCTGCACTGCCTGCACGAGGCGCAGAGCAACGTCCTG GAGGCTttggagatgctgctttttgggGTGCCGCAGAAATCGGGATCTCATCCGCTGGCTGATTATCACTACACAG GTTCGGCTGCTTGGAGCTCTCTGGAGAAGGACCTGTTTGAAGAGGCGCTCGCTGCCCACGGGAAGGATTTCCACCTGATACAGAAGAAG GTTGTTTGGAACCCGAAGCGGCTTTGCCTCCTGTGGAAGGAAGACGGGAAAATGAAGcggaagagggagaaaaagatgcCCCGCGACGCAGGCAGCACATCCCACCGTCGGGACGAGGCTCAGTGCCAGGCTGGAAGTGCCGACAACCAGAGcatgtttccctgcagcctgtgtggAAG GGTATTTGAGAAGATAAAAGGGAGGAACGCTCATATGAAGAAGCACCGCCCGCAGGTGAAGCCGCCTGAAGACGAAATGGTTCCAGAAGCATCTGGAAGCGGCGTCGAAGCTGGACAAGACCCAAAGGCTGCCGGCTGCTTCTGCTACTGA